One part of the Nitrospira defluvii genome encodes these proteins:
- a CDS encoding methyl-accepting chemotaxis protein: MGLNVELLESSFKLVAPQGDALVTRFYERLFEKYPVVKPLFKNASISEQKKKLLASLVLVIQNLRHPEKLTPVLQDMGARHVAYGAKPAYYDAVGENLLAVLGEFAGEAWTPEVSQAWTDAYAAIKTIMLEGAKRVPHTQGEKKMSKAPAKSKTKALAQVDMSEFYLGALEQSQNNILLCDRNLVITYANSTAKKTLTALEPAIKKVLPKFNVSTVVGTCIDEFHLDPSKQRRILSDPANMPHRADIQIGPLTLSLLVTAVMSPSGEYLGNALEWADVTEKRKMEQQAAAMSKSQAIIEFNLDGTIVTANDNFLSCLGYTLDEIKGQHHRMFCDPAYVGTIEYQAFWAKLNRGEFDSGVYKRIAKGGREIWIQAVYNPILNAAGKATKVVKFATDITAQKQSQFEMEKLVAEAQAVLGRLANNDLTQEMTESYRGDLDKVKTSINAVVQNLTQTITAVREAVQAVSSGAEQITKGNEDLSQRTSEQASALEETSASMEEMTSTVKQNADNAKQANQLAIAARDIADKGGSVTVRAVEAMGEINKSSKKIADIITVIDEIAFQTNLLALNAAVEAARAGEHGRGFAVVAAEVRNLAQRSATAAKEIKGLINESIQRVSDGSELVNQSGKTLEEIVSSVKRVTDIIAEITAASQEQAQGIDQVNKAIMQMDETTQQNAALVEETTSASQSMKDQAKELMSQMEVFVVNASEGHAPVRTAASSARTAGKPAVAVTKPGLKKPSFSAKPSEIKQPVGVAAGNGHDRHKKDDDFEEF, from the coding sequence ATGGGACTAAACGTTGAATTGTTGGAATCGAGCTTCAAACTGGTCGCGCCCCAGGGCGATGCGTTGGTGACCCGCTTCTACGAACGGCTCTTTGAGAAGTATCCGGTCGTCAAGCCCCTGTTCAAAAACGCGTCCATCAGCGAGCAGAAGAAAAAGCTGTTGGCCTCACTGGTGCTGGTCATCCAGAACCTTCGCCATCCGGAAAAACTCACCCCGGTGCTGCAGGATATGGGAGCCAGGCATGTGGCATACGGCGCCAAGCCGGCCTACTACGACGCGGTCGGAGAGAATCTATTGGCTGTGCTTGGCGAATTTGCCGGGGAGGCGTGGACGCCTGAGGTCAGTCAAGCTTGGACGGACGCCTACGCAGCGATCAAGACGATTATGCTCGAGGGAGCAAAACGAGTACCCCACACACAAGGAGAGAAGAAGATGAGCAAGGCACCGGCAAAGAGCAAAACGAAGGCCCTCGCGCAGGTCGACATGAGCGAGTTTTACCTGGGCGCGCTTGAGCAGTCGCAGAACAACATTCTCCTGTGCGACCGCAATCTGGTCATCACCTATGCCAATTCTACGGCGAAGAAGACGCTCACCGCTCTGGAACCGGCCATTAAGAAGGTGTTGCCGAAGTTCAACGTGAGCACGGTGGTAGGCACCTGCATCGATGAGTTCCATTTGGATCCCAGCAAGCAGCGGAGAATCCTGTCCGATCCGGCGAACATGCCGCACCGCGCGGACATCCAGATCGGCCCGTTGACGCTGAGCCTGCTGGTCACCGCTGTGATGAGCCCGAGCGGAGAGTATCTCGGGAATGCGTTGGAGTGGGCCGACGTCACCGAGAAGCGCAAGATGGAGCAGCAGGCTGCGGCCATGAGCAAATCGCAGGCGATCATCGAATTCAACCTCGACGGGACCATCGTTACGGCCAACGACAATTTCCTCAGTTGCCTCGGCTACACCCTGGACGAAATCAAAGGGCAACACCATCGGATGTTCTGCGATCCGGCCTATGTCGGCACCATCGAGTACCAGGCATTCTGGGCAAAGCTGAATCGGGGAGAATTCGACTCCGGTGTCTACAAACGAATCGCCAAAGGCGGGAGGGAAATCTGGATCCAGGCCGTGTACAACCCCATCCTCAACGCCGCGGGAAAAGCGACGAAAGTGGTGAAATTCGCCACCGACATCACCGCGCAAAAACAATCGCAATTCGAAATGGAGAAACTTGTCGCCGAAGCCCAGGCTGTCCTCGGTCGCTTGGCCAACAATGACCTGACGCAAGAGATGACCGAGTCCTATCGAGGCGATCTGGACAAAGTGAAAACCAGCATTAATGCGGTCGTCCAGAACCTCACGCAGACCATCACGGCCGTGCGTGAAGCCGTCCAGGCCGTGTCCTCCGGTGCGGAGCAGATTACCAAGGGGAACGAAGACCTTTCTCAGCGCACGTCGGAACAGGCCAGCGCGTTGGAAGAGACGTCCGCCTCCATGGAGGAGATGACCTCCACCGTGAAGCAGAATGCGGATAATGCCAAGCAGGCCAACCAGCTGGCCATCGCGGCACGCGACATCGCCGACAAGGGCGGATCCGTCACGGTTCGCGCGGTGGAAGCCATGGGTGAAATCAACAAGAGCAGCAAGAAGATCGCGGACATCATCACCGTGATCGACGAGATCGCCTTCCAGACCAATCTGCTGGCATTAAACGCCGCGGTGGAAGCGGCCCGAGCCGGGGAGCATGGCCGGGGCTTTGCGGTGGTGGCGGCGGAAGTCCGGAATTTGGCCCAGCGGTCGGCGACCGCAGCCAAAGAAATCAAAGGATTGATCAACGAGTCGATCCAACGTGTCAGCGACGGCAGCGAGTTGGTGAATCAATCCGGCAAGACGCTGGAGGAGATCGTCAGCTCAGTGAAGCGGGTCACGGACATCATCGCGGAGATCACGGCCGCATCCCAGGAACAGGCCCAGGGGATCGACCAGGTCAACAAGGCCATCATGCAGATGGACGAGACCACCCAGCAGAACGCGGCGCTGGTGGAGGAAACCACTTCGGCCAGCCAATCCATGAAGGATCAGGCCAAGGAGCTGATGAGCCAGATGGAGGTGTTCGTCGTCAACGCATCCGAAGGCCATGCGCCTGTGCGCACAGCCGCGTCTTCGGCGAGGACTGCGGGCAAGCCTGCGGTTGCCGTCACAAAGCCGGGATTGAAGAAACCGAGCTTCTCGGCGAAGCCTTCGGAGATCAAGCAACCGGTTGGTGTCGCAGCCGGGAACGGCCACGATCGCCACAAGAAGGATGACGACTTCGAAGAGTTCTAG
- a CDS encoding chemotaxis protein CheW gives MAEQDSANKELNHQMGISTDGSQFLTFQLGEELYGVDILRVQEIKGYTAVTRIPNTPPHIKGVLNLRGTIVPIVELRTKFGMPTIEYTMFTVIVVVVVKEKIMGLVVDAVSDVLDIDKKDIQPAPQFGAQVDVSFLNGIGKAGDKLVALLDMDRLLTDGDMTESERIAA, from the coding sequence ATGGCAGAACAGGATTCCGCGAACAAAGAATTGAATCATCAAATGGGGATCAGCACCGACGGCAGTCAGTTTCTGACGTTCCAGCTTGGTGAAGAGCTCTATGGCGTCGACATTCTTCGGGTACAGGAAATCAAAGGGTATACGGCGGTCACGCGTATTCCCAATACCCCTCCTCACATCAAAGGCGTGTTGAACCTCCGCGGGACCATCGTCCCCATTGTGGAGCTTCGCACGAAGTTCGGGATGCCGACGATCGAATACACGATGTTCACCGTGATCGTGGTGGTGGTCGTGAAGGAAAAAATCATGGGACTCGTCGTGGATGCGGTCTCCGACGTGCTCGATATCGATAAGAAAGACATTCAGCCTGCGCCGCAATTCGGCGCGCAAGTCGACGTCAGCTTCCTGAACGGCATCGGCAAAGCCGGAGACAAGCTGGTCGCGCTGCTGGACATGGATCGCCTGTTGACCGACGGAGACATGACGGAATCCGAGAGAATTGCCGCTTAA
- a CDS encoding DUF420 domain-containing protein, translating to MDFKTILWYLVLTSLTVAYLVVLAGVRAAKSHDVSHHSHRMIIGCTIVGIWLVAYVLKQALFGRESFKGPDSDYWSIYVPIFVTHMLLAVSTIILGAYNLYMGLHRLRFGSVGAMVAGMTTHRRMGNALVWTFSGTMVTAYLVYLMLFVWYRS from the coding sequence ATGGACTTCAAAACCATCCTCTGGTATCTCGTCCTCACCAGTTTGACCGTGGCATACCTCGTCGTGTTGGCCGGCGTGCGTGCCGCCAAGTCCCACGATGTGTCGCACCATTCCCATCGCATGATCATCGGATGCACCATCGTCGGAATCTGGCTGGTCGCCTACGTGCTCAAACAAGCCCTGTTCGGACGGGAGTCGTTCAAAGGACCGGATAGCGACTATTGGTCCATTTACGTGCCCATCTTCGTCACCCATATGTTGCTGGCCGTCTCAACCATCATCCTCGGTGCGTACAACCTCTACATGGGACTCCATCGCCTTCGATTCGGCAGTGTGGGAGCAATGGTCGCCGGTATGACGACGCATCGCCGCATGGGCAATGCTCTTGTATGGACGTTCAGCGGCACGATGGTTACCGCCTATTTGGTCTATCTGATGTTATTTGTGTGGTATCGGAGCTAA